The Camelina sativa cultivar DH55 chromosome 14, Cs, whole genome shotgun sequence genome includes a window with the following:
- the LOC104741645 gene encoding serine/threonine-protein phosphatase 6 regulatory subunit 3 isoform X1, translating into MFWRMAGLSTASAVEAILDKDSFTLEELLDEDEIIQECKALNGKLLNFLRERVQVEQLIRYIIEEPLEDVEKKRTFKFPFIACEIFTCEIEMILKTLVEDEELMLLLFSFLEAKETHNSLLAGYFSKVVICLLVRKTIPFMQFIKDHQDILKQLVDLIGTTSIMEVLKRLVGTDEHLYSNYTSAMQWVEDTDVLEMIVDKFGSSESPEVHANAAEILCTVARYAPPGLATKLSSPSCTGRLLKHTLEDSRPKSVLVNSLSVCISLLDPKRFTMGTYHIYGRQLTHGSIATNPETVEGMLGSLGDLLKLLNVSSAEGILLTTYGKLQPPLGKHRLKIVEFISVLLTVGSEAAENEVIRLGAVKRVLDLFFEYPYNNFLHHHVENVILSCLESKTSQLVDHLLSECNLIGSILKAEKDSTLTASDSDKLQPTVPAEARKPLRTGNIGHLTRISNKLLQLANSNVEIQSHLQENSKWVDWQTDVLSKRNTLENVYSWACGRPTSLHDRSRDSDDDDYHDRDYDVAALANNLSQAFRYGIYSNDDMDEAQGSMERDDEDVYFDDESAEVVISSLRLGDDQESDSLFTNSNWFAFDDDKAANERSVSSIASPSPNADGDGEDGDVVIGEGDEFNDTAASSPSVDMETEDPTSKHPSENPSEPEPEKSPAWVEWRETSESTSPSSNPDEATILSNGDVQIEKEDNGDDTDNKSAEDSPGASGNETKEKLPDGSGVEPTESSPKASDVEHTESSAKASGTAITENLRDLGPAGTHADAECSELKSPQETKETEVAADVKETKEAVKEPEKV; encoded by the exons GTTGAAGCAATTTTGGACAAAGATAGTTTCACATTAGAGGAACTTCTTGACGAGGATGAGATTATTCAAGAATGCAAAGCCCTGAACGGAAAACTCTTGAATTT CTTGAGAGAAAGAGTGCAAGTGGAACAACTTATTAGGTACATAATAGAGGAGCCTCTCGAGGATGTTGAAAAGAAGCGAACTTTCAA GTTTCCTTTCATTGCCTGTGAAATATTTACGTGTGAGATTGAAATGATACTGAAAACACTAGTAGAGGATGAGGAG TTGATGTTATTGCTGTTTTCGTTTTTGGAAGCTAAAGAAACCCATAACTCATTGCTTGCCGGGTACTTCAGCAAG GTTGTCATTTGTTTGCTGGTGCGGAAGACGATTCCTTTCATGCAATTTATAAAA GATCATCAAGACATACTGAAGCAGCTTGTTGATTTGATTGGTACTACATCTATAATGGag GTTTTAAAACGTCTGGTTGGTACTGATGAGCACCTATATTCAAACTACACAAGTGCAATGCAGTGGGTGGAAGATACAGATGTTCTAGAGATGATTGTGGATAAGTTTGGCTCCTCG GAGTCTCCCGAAGTACATGCCAATGCAGCTGAAATTCTTTGTACTGTAGCAAGATACGCACCCCCTGGTCTTGCTACAAAACTTTCCAGCCCCAG TTGCACTGGAAGGTTGTTGAAACATACTTTAGAAGATTCACGGCCCAAGTCTGTTCTCGTTAATTCATTGTCTGTATGCATATCTTTGCTGGATCCTAAGAGGTTTACAATGGGGACTTATCATATATACGGTCGTCAACTAACCCATGGAAGCATAGCAACTAATCCTGAGACAGTGGAGGGAATGCTTGGAAGCCTAG GTGATTTACTTAAGCTTTTGAATGTTTCATCTGCTGAGGGTATTCTGTTAACAACGTATGGCAAGTTACAACCACCTCTTGGAAAACATAGATTAAAG ATTGTAGAGTTTATTTCAGTCTTACTCACCGTCGGTAGTGAAGCAGCAGAAAATGAAGTAATTCGACTTGGGGCGGTGAAAAGAGTGTTGGACTTGTTCTTCGA GTATCCCTACAACAATTTTCTGCATCACCATGTAGAGAATGTAATTCTCTCATGTTTAGAGAGCAAAACCTCTCAACTTGTTGACCATCTTCTCAGTGAGTGCAATCTTATTGGGAGTATACTAAAGGCGGAAAAGGACTCAACATTAACTGCTAGTGATTCTGATAAG CTTCAGCCTACTGTCCCTGCAGAGGCTAGAAAGCCACTCAGGACTGGAAATATTGGTCATTTGACTCGTATCTCGAACAAACTTCTTCAGTTAGCTAATAGTAATGTCGAAATTCAGTCTCATTTGCAG GAAAATAGCAAATGGGTGGACTGGCAGACAGATGTCTTGTCAAAGCGTAATACATTGGAAAATGTGTACTCTTGGGCCTGCgg GAGGCCAACTTCACTCCATGATCGTAGTAgagacagtgatgatgatgattaccaCGATAGAGATTATGATGTGGCAGCCCTAGCAAACAATTTGAGCCAGGCCTTTCGATATGGAATTTACAGCAACGATGACATGGATGAG GCCCAAGGCTCTATGGAACGCGATGATGAG GATGTCTACTTTGATGATGAATCTGCAGAAGTCGTCATATCTTCCTTGCGTCTTGGAGATGATCAGGAGAG TGATTCTCTCTTCACAAATTCAAACTGGTTTGCATTTGATGATGATAAAGCTGCGAATGAGCGCTCAGTGAGCTCAATTGCGTCCCCTTCACCCAATGCTGATGGAGATGGTGAGGATGGTGATGTCGTCATAGGTGAAGGCGATGAATTCAACGACACTGCAGCCTCTTCCCCATCTGTTGATATGGAAACAGAGGATCCTACATCAAAGCATCCTTCTGAAAACCCTAGTGAACCAGAACCCGAAAAGTCACCTGCTTGGGTTGAATGGAGAGAGACCTCTGAGTCCACTTCGCCTTCTTCCAACCCAGATGAAGCTACTATATTGTCCAATGGTGATGTTCAAATTGAAAAAGAGGACAATGGCGATGATACTGATAACAAAAGTGCTGAGGATTCACCAGGTGCATCGGGCAATGAAACCAAAGAGAAGTTGCCAGATGGGAGTGGTGTTGAACCCACTGAGAGCTCACCGAAAGCTAGTGATGTGGAACACACTGAGAGCTCAGCAAAAGCAAGTGGTACTGCAATAACCGAGAACTTGAGAGATCTCGGTCCTGCTGGAACGCATGCGGATGCTGAATGCTCTGAACTTAAAAGCCCCCAGGAAACGAAAGAAACAGAGGTTGCAGCAGAtgtcaaagaaaccaaagaagctGTGAAGGAACCCGAGAAGGTGTAG
- the LOC104741645 gene encoding serine/threonine-protein phosphatase 6 regulatory subunit 3 isoform X2, whose product MILKTLVEDEELMLLLFSFLEAKETHNSLLAGYFSKVVICLLVRKTIPFMQFIKDHQDILKQLVDLIGTTSIMEVLKRLVGTDEHLYSNYTSAMQWVEDTDVLEMIVDKFGSSESPEVHANAAEILCTVARYAPPGLATKLSSPSCTGRLLKHTLEDSRPKSVLVNSLSVCISLLDPKRFTMGTYHIYGRQLTHGSIATNPETVEGMLGSLGDLLKLLNVSSAEGILLTTYGKLQPPLGKHRLKIVEFISVLLTVGSEAAENEVIRLGAVKRVLDLFFEYPYNNFLHHHVENVILSCLESKTSQLVDHLLSECNLIGSILKAEKDSTLTASDSDKLQPTVPAEARKPLRTGNIGHLTRISNKLLQLANSNVEIQSHLQENSKWVDWQTDVLSKRNTLENVYSWACGRPTSLHDRSRDSDDDDYHDRDYDVAALANNLSQAFRYGIYSNDDMDEAQGSMERDDEDVYFDDESAEVVISSLRLGDDQESDSLFTNSNWFAFDDDKAANERSVSSIASPSPNADGDGEDGDVVIGEGDEFNDTAASSPSVDMETEDPTSKHPSENPSEPEPEKSPAWVEWRETSESTSPSSNPDEATILSNGDVQIEKEDNGDDTDNKSAEDSPGASGNETKEKLPDGSGVEPTESSPKASDVEHTESSAKASGTAITENLRDLGPAGTHADAECSELKSPQETKETEVAADVKETKEAVKEPEKV is encoded by the exons ATGATACTGAAAACACTAGTAGAGGATGAGGAG TTGATGTTATTGCTGTTTTCGTTTTTGGAAGCTAAAGAAACCCATAACTCATTGCTTGCCGGGTACTTCAGCAAG GTTGTCATTTGTTTGCTGGTGCGGAAGACGATTCCTTTCATGCAATTTATAAAA GATCATCAAGACATACTGAAGCAGCTTGTTGATTTGATTGGTACTACATCTATAATGGag GTTTTAAAACGTCTGGTTGGTACTGATGAGCACCTATATTCAAACTACACAAGTGCAATGCAGTGGGTGGAAGATACAGATGTTCTAGAGATGATTGTGGATAAGTTTGGCTCCTCG GAGTCTCCCGAAGTACATGCCAATGCAGCTGAAATTCTTTGTACTGTAGCAAGATACGCACCCCCTGGTCTTGCTACAAAACTTTCCAGCCCCAG TTGCACTGGAAGGTTGTTGAAACATACTTTAGAAGATTCACGGCCCAAGTCTGTTCTCGTTAATTCATTGTCTGTATGCATATCTTTGCTGGATCCTAAGAGGTTTACAATGGGGACTTATCATATATACGGTCGTCAACTAACCCATGGAAGCATAGCAACTAATCCTGAGACAGTGGAGGGAATGCTTGGAAGCCTAG GTGATTTACTTAAGCTTTTGAATGTTTCATCTGCTGAGGGTATTCTGTTAACAACGTATGGCAAGTTACAACCACCTCTTGGAAAACATAGATTAAAG ATTGTAGAGTTTATTTCAGTCTTACTCACCGTCGGTAGTGAAGCAGCAGAAAATGAAGTAATTCGACTTGGGGCGGTGAAAAGAGTGTTGGACTTGTTCTTCGA GTATCCCTACAACAATTTTCTGCATCACCATGTAGAGAATGTAATTCTCTCATGTTTAGAGAGCAAAACCTCTCAACTTGTTGACCATCTTCTCAGTGAGTGCAATCTTATTGGGAGTATACTAAAGGCGGAAAAGGACTCAACATTAACTGCTAGTGATTCTGATAAG CTTCAGCCTACTGTCCCTGCAGAGGCTAGAAAGCCACTCAGGACTGGAAATATTGGTCATTTGACTCGTATCTCGAACAAACTTCTTCAGTTAGCTAATAGTAATGTCGAAATTCAGTCTCATTTGCAG GAAAATAGCAAATGGGTGGACTGGCAGACAGATGTCTTGTCAAAGCGTAATACATTGGAAAATGTGTACTCTTGGGCCTGCgg GAGGCCAACTTCACTCCATGATCGTAGTAgagacagtgatgatgatgattaccaCGATAGAGATTATGATGTGGCAGCCCTAGCAAACAATTTGAGCCAGGCCTTTCGATATGGAATTTACAGCAACGATGACATGGATGAG GCCCAAGGCTCTATGGAACGCGATGATGAG GATGTCTACTTTGATGATGAATCTGCAGAAGTCGTCATATCTTCCTTGCGTCTTGGAGATGATCAGGAGAG TGATTCTCTCTTCACAAATTCAAACTGGTTTGCATTTGATGATGATAAAGCTGCGAATGAGCGCTCAGTGAGCTCAATTGCGTCCCCTTCACCCAATGCTGATGGAGATGGTGAGGATGGTGATGTCGTCATAGGTGAAGGCGATGAATTCAACGACACTGCAGCCTCTTCCCCATCTGTTGATATGGAAACAGAGGATCCTACATCAAAGCATCCTTCTGAAAACCCTAGTGAACCAGAACCCGAAAAGTCACCTGCTTGGGTTGAATGGAGAGAGACCTCTGAGTCCACTTCGCCTTCTTCCAACCCAGATGAAGCTACTATATTGTCCAATGGTGATGTTCAAATTGAAAAAGAGGACAATGGCGATGATACTGATAACAAAAGTGCTGAGGATTCACCAGGTGCATCGGGCAATGAAACCAAAGAGAAGTTGCCAGATGGGAGTGGTGTTGAACCCACTGAGAGCTCACCGAAAGCTAGTGATGTGGAACACACTGAGAGCTCAGCAAAAGCAAGTGGTACTGCAATAACCGAGAACTTGAGAGATCTCGGTCCTGCTGGAACGCATGCGGATGCTGAATGCTCTGAACTTAAAAGCCCCCAGGAAACGAAAGAAACAGAGGTTGCAGCAGAtgtcaaagaaaccaaagaagctGTGAAGGAACCCGAGAAGGTGTAG
- the LOC104741646 gene encoding uncharacterized protein LOC104741646, whose product MADPNQSVGTCILRVDLKCCTGCQKKARIKLKSLSGVNEVEYDSEKGLMTVTGDVEPMALVRKLNKCGKETELFSVKYQIEDDDVKSDDEDETSSSSSDSASSYYDPKPMEREFQGKMKQPKKKTLLQKIRSFLCCLTSKSKVVQPLPMRNRNWRVPSKFEYGAPQFRPPQPMLPYPQTMQPHHLQMMQQQQQLQMMQRQQQLQLMQQQPGIMFQQAYQPYLTQNQAQTYHMPNPAQPMKISRSLHYPPTKDGNVRLL is encoded by the exons ATGGCGGACCCAAACCAATCCGTCGGA ACTTGCATACTAAGAGTCGATCTAAAGTGTTGCACCGGTTGCCAAAAAAAAGCACGCATCAAGTTGAAGAGTTTATCTG GTGTAAACGAAGTGGAGTACGACAGCGAAAAAGGGCTCATGACAGTCACAGGTGACGTAGAGCCTATGGCTCTAGTTCGTAAACTTAATAAATGTGGCAAAGAAACAGAGCTCTTCTCAGTTAAGTACcagattgaagatgatgatgtaaagagcgacgatgaagatgaaacttcttcttcttcttctgactcTGCTAGTTCATATTATGATCCTAAACCCATGGAACGTGAATTCCAAGGGAAGATGAAGCagccgaagaagaagacattgctACAAAAAATACGTTCTTTTCTATGCTGTTTAACCAGTAAATCAAAGGTTGTACAGCCTTTACCAATGCGAAACCGAAACTGGCGTGTCCCATCAAAGTTTGAGTATGGTGCTCCGCAGTTTCGGCCTCCGCAACCGATGCTGCCATATCCTCAAACGATGCAACCACACCACCTACAAATgatgcagcaacaacaacaactacaaatGATGCAGCGGCAACAACAACTACAATTGATGCAGCAGCAACCAGGTATCATGTTCCAGCAAGCATACCAACCTTATCTTACGCAAAATCAGGCACAAACTTATCATATGCCAAATCCGGCACAACCGATGAAGATCAGCCGTAGCCTGCATTACCCGCCGACGAAGGACGGCAATGTAAGACTACTTTGA